One segment of Solanum lycopersicum chromosome 1, SLM_r2.1 DNA contains the following:
- the LOC138340816 gene encoding uncharacterized protein: MTDDGRSFVVCLKNKTCSCGKFQYEEIPCEHVWAVLKRRSLVADVFCSDLYKPKTVLKIYEISIYPLPSFSEWVIPEAIMYNEARPPKFKRPPGRPKNKSRSKTKRELLGLKGKHTCSTCGFAGHNRRSCRNRPQEV; encoded by the coding sequence ATGACTGATGATGGTAGGAGTTTTGTGGTCTGTTTAAAGAACAAAACATGTAGCTGTGGGAAGTTTCAATATGAAGAAATTCCTTGTGAACATGTTTGGGCTGTATTGAAGCGGAGAAGTCTAGTAGCCGATGTATTTTGCTCAGATTTGTATAAACCAAAGACGGTTTTGAAGATTTATGAGATATCGATCTATCCATTGCCTTCCTTTTCAGAATGGGTTATACCTGAAGCCATAATGTATAATGAAGCCCGACCTCCAAAATTCAAAAGACCTCCCGGAAGGCCTAAAAATAAATCCCGTTCAAAAACTAAACGTGAATTGCTTGGACTAAAAGGAAAGCATACATGTAGTACATGTGGATTTGCAGGTCACAATAGGCGTTCATGTAGAAATAGACCTCAAGAAGTTTAA
- the LOC112940701 gene encoding uncharacterized protein, whose translation MLIGGIVKPKLVDHKRKYTPSDIRSDVKIYLGVDVNYSLAWRAREKALVALRGTVAASYSKLPSYLYMINITYPGSHIRLKKTDKNEFLYVFVALNSFIQGFEHCRSVIVVDGSHLRGPYNGTFVAASTTDGAGHIFPLAYGIIDSENDAAWFWFFLQLKEAYEKKFRKASKELSPVYYTKTKTCNKVEFDRLMDTVKKVDVGVKEYLELAGYDKWSRCHAETHRGWAKTSNIAESINAALVSARELPIFNFLEEVRLMFGRWNHDNKHEAACTFTPLIGKAQSLLIEYEALST comes from the exons ATGCTGATTGGAGGGATCGTTAAACCCAAACTTGTTGATCACAAGAGAAAATATACACCTTCTGATATTCGTAGTGATGTAAAGATATATTTGGGAGTTGATGTAAATTACTCGTTGGCTTGGAGGGCTAGAGAAAAGGCTCTAGTTGCATTAAGGGGGACTGTAGCTGCATCTTATAGCAAGCTTCcatcatatttgtatatgatAAATATAACATATCCAGGCTCGCATATACGTCTAAAGAAAACAGATAAAAATGAGTTCTTGTATGTCTTTGTTGCATTGAATAGTTTTATACAAGGCTTTGAACATTGCAGGTCTGTAATTGTTGTGGATGGAAGTCACCTAAGAGGACCGTATAATGGAACATTTGTTGCTGCAAGTACAACGGACGGAGCAG GACACATTTTTCCACTAGCATATGGTATCATTGATTCGGAAAATGATGCAGCTTGGTTTTGGTTTTTTCTACAACTAAAGGAGGCTTATG AGAAGAAATTTAGGAAGGCATCCAAGGAGTTAAGTCCTGTGTATTATACAAAGACAAAGACTTGCAACAAAGTTGAATTTGACAGGCTGATGGATACTGTAAAAAAAGTTGATGTAGGTGTTAAAGAGTATTTGGAGCTAGCTGGATATGATAAGTGGTCAAGGTGTCATGCAGAAACTCATCGGGGATGGGCTAAGACGTCTAACATTGCAGAGAGTATAAATGCTGCATTAGTATCTGCTAGGGAATTACCAATATTCAATTTTCTGGAAGAGGTAAGACTGATGTTTGGGAGATGGAATCATGACAACAAACACGAGGCAGCCTGCACATTTACTCCGTTGATTGGAAAAGCTCAAAGTTTACTAATAGAATATGAAGCATTGAGCACATGA
- the LOC101261258 gene encoding transcription factor bHLH49-like — MDMGSKNDTQGQKRNKDATNFQSPNISLDWQLSGSNLTNASMGMIPNSNPLVDSVFPTIWDRPPNSSHLGFYGNNNANAQISPCIMNQHETAAIGSVPTRGSMSWNPLNSMLKGAMFVPPIPGMIPQSLAQLPADLGFIERAARFSCFSGGNFNDMMNRPLSVPESTKPCYRGPAPTWRTEEVLASSGLNSPSAVDPWKQNIRSGVDGSKDVSLPHENKTHEQSPLKIEKKNEIFARSRDEGKESVGLSGNESDEAECSGRQEEMGSAGLESSPKSLGSRKRKKYSQGTEHDRMKRVQQLPAEPDKELIETQKGDGRLHSPSSKHGGKNSKQRSQSSDPPKEDYIHVRARRGQATNSHSLAERVRREKISERMKFLQDLVPGCDKVTGKAVMLDEIINYVQSLQRQVEFLSMKLSTVNPRLDFNLDGVLTKDSQAGPSSALAFSPDNMTMTYASLHGWQSGLLQSGLPGDGNYIDAFRRSNTQLSSMSGGYRDPSSQVPSVWDDQLHNVVDMGFTSTAPLDCQDLSSLPPDQMKTEP; from the exons ATGGATATGGGTAGCAAGAATGATACTCAAGGACAAAAGAGGAACAAGGATGCTACTAATTTTCAGTCACCAAACATATCGTTGGACTGGCAATTAAGTGGAAGCAACTTGACAAATGCATCAATGGGGATGATCCCTAATAGCAATCCTTTAGTAGATTCAGTTTTTCCCACTATTTGGGATCGGCCTCCCAATTCGTCACACTTAGGTTTCTATGGTAATAATAATGCTAATGCTCAAATCAGTCCTTGCATTATGAATCAGCACGAGACTGCAGCAATTGGCTCGGTCCCTACGAGAGGTAGTATGAGTTGGAATCCACTGAATTCGATGCTGAAAGGGGCTATGTTTGTACCACCTATTCCTGGAATGATTCCTCAAAGCTTAGCTCAGCTTCCAGCTGATTTGGGTTTCATTGAGAGAGCTGCAAGGTTTTCGTGCTTCAGTGGAGGAAACTTCAATGATATGATGAACCGGCCTTTAAGCGTCCCTGAGTCTACTAAGCCTTGTTATAGGGGACCGGCACCAACGTGGAGAACCGAAGAGGTTCTTGCAAGCAGCGGGTTAAACTCACCCTCTGCTGTGGACCCTTGGAAGCAGAACATACGAAGTGGTGTTGATGGTTCCAAAGATGTTTCTTTACCTCATGAGAACAAAACTCATGAGCAAAGCCCTCTCAAGATTGAgaagaagaatgaaatatttgcGAGGTCTCGGGATGAAGGAAAAGAATCAGTTGGATTGTCTGGAAATGAGTCTGATGAAGCTGAATGTAGCGGCCGTCAAGAGGAAATGGGAAGTGCCGGACTGGAATCTTCCCCGAAGAGCCTTGGCtcaaggaaaaggaaaaaatatagtCAG GGTACCGAGCATGATCGAATGAAGCGAGTACAACAGCTGCCAGCTGAACCTGATAAAGAACTAATTGAAACTCAGAAAGGAGATGGACGCTTACATTCACCTTCTAGCAAGCATGGCGGAAAAAACAGTAAACAGAGGTCTCAGTCTTCAGATCCACCTAAAGAAGATTACATACATGTTCGAGCTCGAAGAGGCCAAGCGACGAACAGCCATAGTCTTGCAGAAAGA GTAAGGCGAGAGAAAATAAGTGAAAGGATGAAATTTCTGCAGGATCTTGTACCTGGTTGTGACAAG GTCACTGGTAAAGCTGTAATGCTGGACGAAATCATTAATTATGTTCAATCTTTGCAAAGACAGGTTGAG TTCCTCTCGATGAAGCTTTCAACAGTAAACCCAAGGCTAGATTTTAATCTTGATGGGGTCCTTACAAAAGAT TCACAAGCAGGTCCTTCGTCCGCACTTGCGTTTTCACCTGATAATATGACCATGACTTATGCTTCTTTGCATGGATGGCAATCTGGTCTGCTTCAATCAGGTCTTCCTGGTGATGGAAATTACATTGATGCGTTCCGTAGATCCAACACCCAACTCTCCTCTATGAGTGGTGGCTATAGAGATCCTTCATCTCAG GTACCTAGTGTATGGGATGATCAGCTGCATAATGTTGTGGATATGGGATTCACTTCAACTGCACCCCTCGATTGCCAGGATTTAA GTTCTTTGCCACCCGACCAAATGAAAACAGAACCTTGA